GGAAACCAATGACAACGGGCCTACTTAATCGGACGGGAAGCTAACGATATTGCTCACCACGGAGACGAAAATTCAATCTGACATGTCCTTGAGCTCCTTGGTAACATCAAAAGGCTTCTTGCAACCTCCAACTGTTGTTCTGCAACGTCCTCCGATCCATCGTCAATACTATTGAAAATTTCTATTGTCAGCTTCTCCAAAACTCCAGCATTCTTGAGAAAATACTCCACCATTCTCAGATCCACGGCATTCGCTTCAATGTCTACAAACTTGATTTCCTTGAGGTTCAAGAGTAAACAAGAAGGAACATTGTATTTGTTGTTGTCCTCATCCTCGTCCACGTCCTCATCCCATCCATATCCATTTGATTCATCAATCCAATCTCCCTGTTAGATAATATAGATCAGGGAGGTCACGAGTTAATACGAGTTTCCATACGATTGAAAGTTTTGCAAAGGAAGTTTCTCCGGTCCACACACCTCTTTGAAAACAAGACTTTCTAGACACGGCGACTTCTCTAGAAATTGCAACCACCATTTCCGTAAAACATAGCCCGCACCAAGTACCAAGGAAGTCAAATTATGAAACATTGGCAGCTCAGAATCAAGCTTGAGAACAGCCTTCACACAACAACATTCTACTTGGTCACATATTTGAGAATACCAGGAAATGTTTAACAGGACAAACTGCAAAAAAGGGAAGTACGTAGAATTAAGGAAGCATACCTCTGGTATATCACTGTACAAGTGTAGAGATTGGACTTTGGATATTCCCATGAGAAGATCAATTAGAGACTTACAACGAGTTTTGTCGTATTGCACCCCAATA
The sequence above is a segment of the Rhododendron vialii isolate Sample 1 chromosome 13a, ASM3025357v1 genome. Coding sequences within it:
- the LOC131313478 gene encoding FBD-associated F-box protein At5g22730-like; the protein is MGISKVQSLHLYSDIPEAVLKLDSELPMFHNLTSLVLGAGYVLRKWWLQFLEKSPCLESLVFKEGDWIDESNGYGWDEDVDEDEDNNKYNVPSCLLLNLKEIKFVDIEANAVDLRMVEYFLKNAGVLEKLTIEIFNSIDDGSEDVAEQQLEVARSLLMLPRSSRTCQIEFSSPW